One genomic window of Pocillopora verrucosa isolate sample1 chromosome 8, ASM3666991v2, whole genome shotgun sequence includes the following:
- the LOC131774058 gene encoding uncharacterized protein, whose protein sequence is MARVNFRRMVFVFVLILDLWVLFIVIHRSPLIVDTRQKILAKINGTHDWLITRAHYTNIEETSTGFNKHTWIFESCQISLQQLCNHPMFPKSPDIRKTISNADLNFTAKNNFVAIRLLGYIRPNVTDVYQFLLTSIGSAEMWLSSSSDWKDARRIAAASGTQNLSNPISLVGGRKYYIEAIYVQAELKNSQQLIQISWKRLNSADGFDVIDGPFFSPYTNDDEKYEFEVYDYKLPGALYCAQFDRRSTNKFLRPEKLPYLERAAVDQVLEVCDYSPSYLIDPENLPSDFQMYYGVSLYVQRTNVYPPLNGTRMAFEEMIFFLEEEAAFSVINKYFEELSGAFPGKYELQSVISVERREDPGKGNKYFLELVVKDIPRDISYVLAENVFEPKDESEPLCYPSGLLWNRNADVYLILTAKNLGRWVHHFIRNVEEIMLETEDEHLHVVIFDFDSPDIDLEQALKRSTLKNYHFIRKPGNYSRSIAISEAVASIKDLDAIIVTIDLHLDIGSRAINDIRKHCIRSKTLYAPQIAFLDCDGTSAVPIGEWNRYSYGTVAVHKEDWDKFGGFSKYFETKVTWGGEDWDLIDGAVKSGLEIERKPSPYIYHYYHTKAGMWL, encoded by the exons ATGGCTCGCGTTAATTTTAGACGAatggttttcgtttttgttctcATATTAGATCTTTGGGTACTATTTATCGTCATTCATCGCTCACCGCTTATCGTTGATACACGCCAGAAAATCCTTGCAAAAATTAACGGAACTCATGACTGGCTTATAACAAGAGCTCATTACACCAATATTGAAGAAACCTCAACGGGTTTTAACAAACATACTTGGATATTCGAAAGTTGTCAGATTTCACTTCAACAATTATGCAATCATCCAATGTTTCCAAAATCTCCGGACATtagaaaaactatttcaaatgCTGACCTTAATTTTACAGCTAAGAACAATTTCGTGGCTATTCGATTGCTGGGCTACATTCGACCAAATGTTACTGATGTCTATCAATTTTTGTTGACCTCGATTGGATCAGCTGAAATGTGGCTTAGTTCGAGTTCTGACTGGAAAGATGCAAGAAGAATAGCTGCGGCCAGTGGTACACAAAATCTTTCGAACCCCATCAGTTTGGTTGGGGGAAGGAAATATTACATTGAGGCAATCTATGTTCAAGCTGAACTTAAAAACAGCCAACAGTTGATACAAATCTCTTGGAAACGACTCAATAGCGCTGACGGATTCGATGTGATTGATGGACCTTTCTTCTCACCATACACGAACGATGacgaaaaatatgaatttgaagTATACGATTACAAATTGCCAGGTGCACTTTATTGTGCTCAATTCGACAGAAGGTCTACCAACAAGTTCTTGAGGCCAGAGAAGCTTCCATACCTCGAACGAGCTGCTGTGGACCAAGTTTTAGAGGTATGTGACTATAGCCCCAGTTACCTCATCGATCCGGAAAATCTGCCATCTGACTTTCAAATGTATTATGGTGTTTCACTATATGTACAACGAACGAATGTTTACCCGCCTTTGAATGGAACGAGAATGGCTTTCGAGGAGATGATATTTTTCCTCGAGGAAGAGGCAGCGTTTTCAGTTATAAACAAATACTTCGAGGAGTTGAGTGGAGCTTTCCCCGG GAAATACGAACTCCAATCTGTTATTAGCGTTGAAAGAAGAGAAGACCCCGGAAAAGGTAATAAATATTTCCTCGAACTTGTCGTCAAAGATATCCCAAGAGACATCAGTTATGTCCTggcagaaaatgtttttgaacCGAAAGATGAAAGTGAGCCATTGTGCTATCCTAGTGGCCTGCTGTGGAACAGGAATGCGGATGTCTACCTGATTCTGACCGCCAAGAACCTGGGTCGATGGGTTCACCATTTTATCAGAAACGTAGAAGAAATCATGCTAGAGACGGAAGACGAACATTTACATGTGGTTATTTTCGACTTCGATAGCCCTGATATTGATCTAGAGCAGGCCTTGAAACGAAGCACTctgaaaaattatcattttatcaGAAAACCTGGTAATTATTCTCGCAGTATTGCCATAAGTGAAGCAGTGGCATCAATAAAGGACTTAGATGCCATTATTGTTACTATTGATCTACACCTGGATATTGGGAGCCGAGCAATAAACGATATACGCAAG CATTGCATCAGAAGCAAAACATTGTACGCTCCACAGATAGCTTTTCTTGACTGTGACGGAACTAGTGCTGTTCCCATAGGGGAATGGAACCGCTACAGCTATGGAACTGTGGCAGTGCACAAGGAGGACTGGGACAAATTTGGAGGGTTCTCTAAGTATTTCGAGACAAAAGTTACATGGGGAGGCGAGGACTGGGATCTTATTGACGGCGCAGTCAAGAGTGGCCTGGAAATAGAGCGCAAGCCAAGCCCATATATCTACCATTATTACCACACTAAAGCAGGAATGTGGCTATAA
- the LOC131777780 gene encoding skeletal aspartic acid-rich protein 1 has translation MACTRFLRSIWIFGFCLALILMVCLADELNKEDDEKTITDDDVSAKMLSKSGKIMIVRDNDDDDDDDDDDDDDDDDDDDDDDDDDDDDDFRDDNEEMLSFEVDELKEKDVDGNDVDTVDKHSVDSFDDVDFKFTKVDTQAKYDGVPVTNVNLSATLPPSSSLEIMVYLFRQAGKVTFGNETFRVEKGTVKFNIKISNWDFCDGSFVDCSEGKVGEFLDLKLKIKSKDSPAEISDDDRKAAAKRPICKDEDSDDDGPDDPNDDDDDDDDCPNIYDIGGDSEMLLNKGVVTDDDKYTAFPQGYPKFEIEDGEKKFVFRIPKFKKSVLVDPSVNVGRVNGATSLTRANIGLALLLFVAAFFLTNLV, from the exons ATGGCGTGCACTCGATTTTTGCGATCTATTTGGATTTTCGGATTCTGTTTAG CTTTAATTTTAATGGTATGTTTGGCTGACGAGCTTAACAAGGAAGACGATGAAAAGACTATAACAGACGATGACGTATCAGCTAAAATGCTCTCCAAGTCTGGAAAAATCATGATTGTTCGAGATaacgatgacgacgatgatgatgacgatgacgacgacgatgatgatgacgatgatgatgacgatgacgatgatgatgacgatgacgacgatTTTAGGGACGATAATGAAGAGATGCTATCATTTGAAGTAGACGAGTTGAAGGAAAAAGATGTCGATGGAAATGATGTTGATACGGTGGACAAGCATTCTGTGGATTCGTTTGACGACGTGGACTTTAAGTTTACTAAAGTAGACACTCAGGCGAAGTATGATGGGGTCCCTGTTACAAACGTGAACCTATCAGCGACCCTACCTCCTTCTTCTTCTCTGGAGATCATGGTTTATCTGTTTCGTCAGGCGGGGAAGGTTACATTTGGGAATGAAACCTTCAGGGTGGAAAAAGGAACAGTCAAGTTTAATATTAAG ATCAGCAACTGGGATTTCTGTGACGGATCGTTTGTTGACTGCAGTGAAGGCAAAGTTGGAGAATTTCTTGACCTAAAACTTAAAATCAAGAGTAAGGATTCTCCAGCAGAAATAAGCGACGATGACAGAAAAGCCGCCGCCAAGAGACCCATCTGTAAAGACGAGGACAGTGATGACGACGGCCCCGATGATCCgaacgatgacgatgacgatgacgatgattgTCCGAACATTTATGACATCGGTGGAGACTCTGAAATGCTGCTTAACAAAGGG GTGGTTACCGATGATGATAAATACACTGCCTTCCCCCAAGGATATCCTAAATTTGAGATTGAGGATGGAGAGAAGAAGTTCGTCTTCCGAATCCCTAAGTTCAAGAAGAGTGTCTTGGTTGATCCAAGTGTAAACGTAGGCCGAGTCAATGGCGCTACTTCTTTGACACGCGCTAATATTGGGCTGGCCCTTTTGCTATTTGTCGCCGCTTTTTTCCTCACTAATCTTGTCTAA
- the LOC131777782 gene encoding uncharacterized protein — translation MKKLSEHKTQFIDDNKLRIMRFKESVASLWKTDKASHEATGLRRTCSESILFRNDWLQRLKHFNLAHRNIEETGNKTNETLRRTIKVEHSVSPRQKNRVELKPVKSCLRTTEQLSGQSKESTPCQICRRVTFSTYALILHAAGQNSVTELKDLLDRKPLHINKPSSSGETALHKAAAKGSLDCVKLLVQRGANVNKVDKEGRTPLLIAWEKGHFDCHRYMLESLKICDNDSPC, via the coding sequence ATGAAAAAGCTGAGCGAACACAAGACTCAATTTATCGACGACAACAAGCTTAGAATTATGAGATTCAAAGAGAGTGTAGCATCTCTTTGGAAGACAGATAAAGCTAGCCATGAAGCGACAGGCCTCCGCAGGACGTGTTCAGAAAGTATTTTGTTCCGTAACGACTGGCTGCAACGACTAAAGCACTTCAACTTGGCACATCGTAACATTGAAGAAACAGGAAACAAAACCAACGAAACTCTTCGAAGGACCATTAAAGTTGAACACAGTGTTTCTCCGCGACAAAAGAATAGAGTTGAATTAAAACCAGTGAAATCTTGTCTTCGGACGACGGAACAGCTAAGCGGTCAGAGCAAGGAATCGACACCATGTCAAATTTGCAGACGTGTCACATTTTCGACATACGCATTGATTCTTCATGCCGCGGGGCAGAACTCTGTTACTGAGCTGAAAGATCTCTTGGATAGAAAGCCCTTGCACATTAATAAACCAAGTTCCTCTGGCGAAACTGCCCTTCACAAAGCCGCGGCGAAGGGGAGTTTAGACTGTGTTAAACTACTTGTTCAGCGAGGAGCAAATGTTAACAAGGTTGACAAAGAAGGTAGAACTCCTCTCCTAATCGCTTGGGAGAAGGGACATTTTGACTGTCACAGATATATGCTAGAATCTCTTAAAATTTGCGACAATGATTCGCCATGCTAG
- the LOC131774064 gene encoding uncharacterized protein isoform X2, which yields MNLTVLKLVVSAGSFFTCLSLIFTDVCLLGRQDCLPSARSFQKKLVGSLERLFFLRSGGDLDLDEEIFDMSKGLNHHVWEYNCLKSIEALCNFPIFPKAPDKREIISRTEITTRSRRRVDAHRLLGFLVPNLSGEHLFAVTSNGFAEVWLSPDKSWRSANQIAYIRQTDLKSTIKKWDFEAVKSQISAGVYLEARKRYFIEIVYSLGGRKRGENFLQVAWKRPGKSTFEIIESESLSLYTNDSEKDKYKTYDDRLPKAHYCAKYQKSYANKYMRSEPYPSLDNSAISGALPFCDYSPSYILNPAKLNGFEKYHGVKKHVHKTYGYPYPNIDGIIRSHTAHNVFLAEDPLEEEEAWSVVEAYMETVEKSYPGKYELEDIIRVEKKKDPEKGNRYLLELAVKDLTNFDGYILSEYIFKPKDRSESLCYPRGLQWNRTADVYLILTVKNLGRWVHHFIKNVEEIVRETKDEHLHVVIFDFNSPDIDLEHVLRRSNLRNHHYISKPGNYSRTVSLMEAIKSIDDPEAIVVTIDLHLDIGSQMINDIRKEGPSMLPKSSF from the exons ATGAATCTTACAGTGTTGAAATTAGTTGTTTCTGCCGGTTCCTTCTTTACgtgtctttctttaattttcaccGATGTGTGCCTTTTGGGTCGACAAGATTGTTTACCAAGCGCAAGGAGCTTCCAGAAGAAACTGGTTGGCTCTTTGGAGCGACTGTTTTTTCTGAGGTCCGGCGGAGACCTCGATCTTGACGAAGAGATCTTTGACATGTCAAAAGGACTAAACCACCATGTTTGGGAATACAACTGTTTGAAGAGCATTGAAGCCCTTTGCAATTTCCCAATCTTTCCTAAAGCACCGGataaaagagaaataatatCACGAACAGAAATCACTACGCGGAGCCGTCGCCGCGTGGATGCCCATCGTTTACTTGGTTTTTTGGTTCCAAATTTATCAGGTGAACATCTCTTCGCGGTAACATCGAATGGTTTTGCTGAAGTCTGGCTAAGTCCTGATAAAAGTTGGAGGTCGGCAAACCAGATTGCTTACATCAGGCAAACTGATTTGAaatctacaataaaaaaatgggACTTTGAGGCTGTAAAATCACAGATTTCCGCCGGAGTTTATTTAGAGGCGAGAAAACGATATTTCATTGAGATCGTGTACTCCCTTGGAGGTCGCAAAAGAGGCGAGAACTTTCTGCAAGTCGCCTGGAAACGACCAGGAAAATCCACGTTTGAGATTATTGAGAGCGAATCACTCTCACTGTATACAAATGACAGTGAGAAGGACAAGTACAAAACCTATGACGATCGTTTACCCAAAGCTCACTACTGTGCAAAATATCAGAAAAGCTACGCAAACAAATATATGAGATCAGAGCCATATCCTAGCTTGGATAATTCCGCCATTAGTGGTGCTTTACCATTTTGTGACTACAGTCCTAGCTATATTCTCAATCCTGCTAAATTAAATGGGTTTGAAAAATACCATGGCGTAAAAAAACATGTGCATAAAACGTACGGTTACCCATATCCAAATATTGATGGCATTATCAGAAGTCACACGGCGCATAACGTGTTTTTGGCTGAGGATCCCTTAGAAGAGGAAGAAGCGTGGTCCGTGGTTGAGGCGTATATGGAAACTGTGGAAAAAAGCTATCCAGG GAAATATGAACTTGAGGATATCATTCGcgttgaaaaaaagaaagatcctgAGAAGGGAAATAGATATCTTCTGGAGCTTGCTGTAAAAGATCTCACAAACTTTGATGGCTATATTTTATCGGAATATATTTTTAAACCGAAAGATAGAAGTGAGTCGTTGTGTTATCCCAGAGGCCTACAGTGGAACAGGACAGCGGATGTCTATCTGATTCTCACGGTCAAGAACCTGGGTCGGTGGGTTCATCACTTTATCAAGAACGTGGAAGAAATTGTACGAGAAACGAAAGATGAACATTTACACGTGGTTATATTTGACTTCAACAGCCCAGATATTGACTTAGAGCACGTTTTAAGAAGAAGCAATCTGAGGAACCATCATTATATCTCAAAGCCTGGTAATTATTCGCGCACAGTTTCCTTAATGGAAGCTATAAAGTCAATAGATGATCCTGAAGCCATTGTAGTAACCATTGACTTGCATCTGGATATCGGAAGTCAGATGATTAACGACATACGTAAG GAAGGACCGTCTATGCTCCCCAAATCATCTTTCTAA
- the LOC131777771 gene encoding acetylcholine receptor subunit alpha: protein MQILYRLFIACLVFLTEGVLCCCSQEGNLTNYLLNTTRYSMRFRPVLHDNHTLKIRHSLILYRIVKVDEKHHKIDLDVRIKMQWKDQNLKWNTSDYGDIKQVNLDGNEIWTPHIILYNNADFNDSETSSFKATVTYDGNVTWFIPMVTMSSCKINVLNFPLDEQLCKLTFGSWNYDITKLNIYPGSDIIFTQHYLPNGEWQLIGARSERSLMSHLCCKAMVSGVSYVLHIRRLSPFYVINFIVPCALISVLTLLVFLMPEDTGERMAVGVTILLSLAVFFLMVEEKLPVSKNLPLIGKYYCCTIIEVALALVAMCYVLRFVHHQAHALPSWIKKYILGYLARIVFYKTEQVKAEQEQTPHIKPQKDQKDSRAPRGSEESEKAVRTTVNKWRKPLHEKKPELPAAESRAVKILADSVKEQDKKDELQDQWVLAANVLNRFFICLFLASVVITLIAVFAVDTRFEN from the exons atgcagatCCTCTACAGATTATTTATAGCTTGCCTCGTGTTCCTCACGGAAG GAGTGCTATGTTGCTGTTCTCAAGAGGGAAACCTAACAAACTATCTTCTGAATACTACTCGTTACAGCATGAGGTTCCGACCAGTTCTCCATGACAACCACACCCTAAAAATTCGACACAGTTTGATTCTTTACCGGATTGTTAAAGTT GATGAAAAACATCATAAAATTGACTTAGATGTACGGATAAAAATG CAATGGAAAGATCAGAACTTAAAATGGAATACTTCAGATTATGGCGACATAAAGCAAGTGAACTTAGATGGAAATGAAATATGGACACCCCATATAATATTGTACAACAA TGCGGACTTTAACGACTCGGAGACAAGTTCCTTCAAAGCTACGGTGACGTATGATGGTAATGTCACGTGGTTCATTCCCATGGTAACAATGAGCTCTTGCAAAATAAACGTGCTAAATTTTCCGTTGGACGAACAG TTGTGTAAATTGACATTCGGATCTTGGAACTATGACATCACTAAGCTCAACATTTACCCGGGTAGTGACATCATATTCACACAGCATTACCTTCCCAATGGAGAATGGCAACTGATCGGCGCTCGCTCAGAACGAAGCCTTATGTCACACTTATGCTGCAAGGCCATGGTGTCAGGAGTTTCGTATGTTTTACACATCAGACGGCTATCTCCGTTTTATGTCATAAATTTCATCGTGCCTTGCGCGCTTATTTCGGTGTTGACACTCCTCGTGTTTCTAATGCCTGAAG ACACCGGCGAGCGGATGGCAGTAGGAGTTACAATACTTCTCTCGCTGGCAGTATTTTTCTTAATGGTGGAGGAGAAGTTGCCAGTTTCGAAGAACCTTCCATTGATTGGTAAATACTACTGTTGCACAATTATCGAAGTTGCGCTGGCCCTTGTTGCCATGTGTTATGTGTTGCGGTTTGTTCATCACCAGGCCCACGCATTGCCAAGCTGGATAAAG aaatatattttaggaTACCTGGCGCGAATCGTATTCTACAAAACCGAACAAGTAAAAGCTGAGCAAGAGCAGACACCACACATTAAACCACAAAAAGACCAGAAGGATTCGCGAGCACCCCGCGGGAGTGAAGAAAGCGAGAAGGCAGTGCGAACAACAGTAAATAAATGGAGAAAAC CCTTACATGAAAAGAAGCCTGAGCTCCCTGCTGCCGAGTCCCGCGCGGTCAAAATCCTGGCTGATAGTGTGAAAGAGCAAGACAAGAAAGATGAACTACAAGATCAGTGGGTCCTGGCGGCCAATGTGCTCAACAGATTCTTTATCTGCTTGTTTCTTGCCTCTGTTGTCATAACTCTTATTGCTGTATTTGCAGTGGATACACGATTTGAAAACTAA
- the LOC131774064 gene encoding uncharacterized protein isoform X1: MNLTVLKLVVSAGSFFTCLSLIFTDVCLLGRQDCLPSARSFQKKLVGSLERLFFLRSGGDLDLDEEIFDMSKGLNHHVWEYNCLKSIEALCNFPIFPKAPDKREIISRTEITTRSRRRVDAHRLLGFLVPNLSGEHLFAVTSNGFAEVWLSPDKSWRSANQIAYIRQTDLKSTIKKWDFEAVKSQISAGVYLEARKRYFIEIVYSLGGRKRGENFLQVAWKRPGKSTFEIIESESLSLYTNDSEKDKYKTYDDRLPKAHYCAKYQKSYANKYMRSEPYPSLDNSAISGALPFCDYSPSYILNPAKLNGFEKYHGVKKHVHKTYGYPYPNIDGIIRSHTAHNVFLAEDPLEEEEAWSVVEAYMETVEKSYPGKYELEDIIRVEKKKDPEKGNRYLLELAVKDLTNFDGYILSEYIFKPKDRSESLCYPRGLQWNRTADVYLILTVKNLGRWVHHFIKNVEEIVRETKDEHLHVVIFDFNSPDIDLEHVLRRSNLRNHHYISKPGNYSRTVSLMEAIKSIDDPEAIVVTIDLHLDIGSQMINDIRKHCIKGRTVYAPQIIFLNCGGSSALPRGSWYHYSYGTVAMYKEDWERFGGFSQGFVNKTTWGGEDWDIIDGAVKGGLEIERKRSPWVYHYYHTKYGMW, translated from the exons ATGAATCTTACAGTGTTGAAATTAGTTGTTTCTGCCGGTTCCTTCTTTACgtgtctttctttaattttcaccGATGTGTGCCTTTTGGGTCGACAAGATTGTTTACCAAGCGCAAGGAGCTTCCAGAAGAAACTGGTTGGCTCTTTGGAGCGACTGTTTTTTCTGAGGTCCGGCGGAGACCTCGATCTTGACGAAGAGATCTTTGACATGTCAAAAGGACTAAACCACCATGTTTGGGAATACAACTGTTTGAAGAGCATTGAAGCCCTTTGCAATTTCCCAATCTTTCCTAAAGCACCGGataaaagagaaataatatCACGAACAGAAATCACTACGCGGAGCCGTCGCCGCGTGGATGCCCATCGTTTACTTGGTTTTTTGGTTCCAAATTTATCAGGTGAACATCTCTTCGCGGTAACATCGAATGGTTTTGCTGAAGTCTGGCTAAGTCCTGATAAAAGTTGGAGGTCGGCAAACCAGATTGCTTACATCAGGCAAACTGATTTGAaatctacaataaaaaaatgggACTTTGAGGCTGTAAAATCACAGATTTCCGCCGGAGTTTATTTAGAGGCGAGAAAACGATATTTCATTGAGATCGTGTACTCCCTTGGAGGTCGCAAAAGAGGCGAGAACTTTCTGCAAGTCGCCTGGAAACGACCAGGAAAATCCACGTTTGAGATTATTGAGAGCGAATCACTCTCACTGTATACAAATGACAGTGAGAAGGACAAGTACAAAACCTATGACGATCGTTTACCCAAAGCTCACTACTGTGCAAAATATCAGAAAAGCTACGCAAACAAATATATGAGATCAGAGCCATATCCTAGCTTGGATAATTCCGCCATTAGTGGTGCTTTACCATTTTGTGACTACAGTCCTAGCTATATTCTCAATCCTGCTAAATTAAATGGGTTTGAAAAATACCATGGCGTAAAAAAACATGTGCATAAAACGTACGGTTACCCATATCCAAATATTGATGGCATTATCAGAAGTCACACGGCGCATAACGTGTTTTTGGCTGAGGATCCCTTAGAAGAGGAAGAAGCGTGGTCCGTGGTTGAGGCGTATATGGAAACTGTGGAAAAAAGCTATCCAGG GAAATATGAACTTGAGGATATCATTCGcgttgaaaaaaagaaagatcctgAGAAGGGAAATAGATATCTTCTGGAGCTTGCTGTAAAAGATCTCACAAACTTTGATGGCTATATTTTATCGGAATATATTTTTAAACCGAAAGATAGAAGTGAGTCGTTGTGTTATCCCAGAGGCCTACAGTGGAACAGGACAGCGGATGTCTATCTGATTCTCACGGTCAAGAACCTGGGTCGGTGGGTTCATCACTTTATCAAGAACGTGGAAGAAATTGTACGAGAAACGAAAGATGAACATTTACACGTGGTTATATTTGACTTCAACAGCCCAGATATTGACTTAGAGCACGTTTTAAGAAGAAGCAATCTGAGGAACCATCATTATATCTCAAAGCCTGGTAATTATTCGCGCACAGTTTCCTTAATGGAAGCTATAAAGTCAATAGATGATCCTGAAGCCATTGTAGTAACCATTGACTTGCATCTGGATATCGGAAGTCAGATGATTAACGACATACGTAAG CACTGTATCAAAGGAAGGACCGTCTATGCTCCCCAAATCATCTTTCTAAATTGTGGTGGAAGCAGTGCCCTTCCCAGAGGCTCATGGTACCACTACAGCTATGGAACAGTTGCTATGTATAAAGAAGACTGGGAAAGATTCGGAGGCTTTTCACAGGGTTTTGTTAACAAAACCACGTGGGGAGGAGAGGACTGGGACATCATTGACGGCGCAGTCAAGGGTGGCCTGGAAATagaaaggaaacgatcaccatGGGTCTATCATTATTACCACACCAAATATGGAATGTGGTAA